A genomic stretch from Malus domestica chromosome 15, GDT2T_hap1 includes:
- the LOC114821781 gene encoding putative B3 domain-containing protein Os03g0621600, whose translation MLNTHQTKDGSESLTISPFRGEALKRKKKMVMARSNAVRAPTFFKVLVDDFSTQLQIPLAFLVHFDGKVPQETHLQTPGGTWPVSLEKRNDRFFFQKGWKEFVQDNGFQLCEFLVFRYYEKLGFYVDIYGRNGCKKEFVMVIRKRDRPHEEAHGNAVHRKTPRNHGKQNVDNQGQKGLAYGTGTSHATHANIQIKDEVTDDREYELSMHPRATRTEKAVALQKGNDFEYRNPFFKVPLRFSYTHYGYLALPVMFVKAHLTVRPSDATLRVSDGTTWPVKVGFDVAGHCRFLSGWRLFVNDNGLEIGDICVFVLINKIKFLFEVVLHRKIGAVSPTLSPVEDKLQRRINSSYEIKIEV comes from the exons ATGCTCAACACACACCAAACCAAGGACGGTTCTGAGTCTTTGACCATTTCCCCGTTCAGAGGAGAAGCgctgaagaggaagaagaaaatggtgatGGCAAGATCAAATGCAGTAAGAGCACCCACTTTTTTCAAGGTTCTTGTAGATGACTTCTCCACCCAGTTG CAAATCCCGCTGGCTTTTCTGGTGCATTTTGATGGAAAGGTACCTCAAGAGACCCATCTTCAGACCCCAGGTGGAACTTGGCCCGTTAGTCTGGAAAAACGTAATGACAGGTTCTTTTTccaaaagggttggaaggaATTTGTGCAGGACAATGGTTTCCAGCTTTGTGAGTTCCTAGTTTTTCGATATTATGAAAAATTGGGATTCTATGTTGACATATATGGAAGAAATGGATGCAAAAAGGAGTTTGTGATGGTTATTAGGAAGAGGGACAGACCTCATGAGGAGGCACATGGCAATGCAGTTCACAGAAAGACACCAAGAAATCATGGAAAGCAGAATGTAGATAACCAAGGTCAAAAAGGCTTGGCTTATGGAACTGGGACTAGTCATGCGACTCATGCCAATATTCAAATCAAAGATGAAGTAACTGATGATAGAGAATATGAATTATCGATGCATCCAAGGGCTACAAGAACTGAGAAAGCTGTTGCTCTTCAGAAAGGCAATGATTTTGAATATCGAAACCCTTTTTTCAAGGTTCCACTGCGGTTCTCATATACCCATTATGGTTATCTG gCTTTGCCAGTTATGTTTGTCAAGGCACATCTCACTGTGAGGCCTTCTGATGCTACCCTTCGGGTTTCTGATGGAACAACCTGGCCTGTTAAAGTTGGATTTGATGTAGCTGGACACTGCAGATTCCTTAGTGGTTGGAGGCTATTTGTGAACGACAATGGTTTAGAAATTGGTGATATATGTGTCTTTGTCTTGATTAACAAGATTAAGTTTTTGTTTGAAGTTGTTCTTCACCGCAAGATAGGAGCTGTGAGTCCTACCTTGTCACCAG TGGAAGACAAACTGCAGCGGAGGATCAATTCGAGTTACGAAATCAAGATAGAAGTATAA